From the genome of Gemmatimonadota bacterium, one region includes:
- a CDS encoding DUF885 family protein produces MFRRVLPLLLFATPLAAQARDSVVPDVLALVARPRSEVAPVLERWSTDRAALGRRYAVEYSPERRERFRSFYRGWQAELQRLPFEKLSRPGQVDFLLLDNKLRYELALLDREQKLAAEMAPLLPFAPTLFGLVEERRTFVRPAPADAAKRITAMTTALEAARASMATPANRPTKIVALRAAEAAADLRGQFQGWLRFYQGYDAEMTWWVGEPAKRFDAALEAWRKYLREQLVGARDGQDEPIVGDPIGAEGLAVDLQAEMIAYTPAELIAIAEKEYAYLLGEAQKTARSMGFGDDWKKAAEKTKNDFAPVGMQTLAVRDMAFEAIQYVEKNNLVTVPPLAKEIWRMEMMSPAAQKVSPFFLGGEVIQVSSPTDGMTDEEKLMVLRANNLHGSRATVQHELIPGHHLQGFAAARNGTSRGIFSTPFYVEGWSLWWELFLWDRGFPVTPENRMGMLFWRMHRAARIIFSLKFHLGEWTPQQCIDFLVDAVGHERASATGEVRRSFNGSYSPLYQAGYLLGGMQLRALHAELVTSGKMTDRSFHDAVLAAGPMPIEMVRAQLEPERALTRTYRSAWRFGE; encoded by the coding sequence ATGTTCCGTCGCGTCCTTCCGCTGCTCCTGTTCGCCACGCCACTCGCGGCACAGGCGCGCGATTCGGTCGTTCCTGACGTGCTGGCGTTGGTGGCGCGGCCTCGGAGTGAGGTGGCGCCGGTCCTGGAGCGCTGGTCGACGGACCGGGCGGCGCTGGGGCGGCGCTATGCGGTGGAGTATTCGCCCGAGCGGCGGGAGCGCTTCCGGTCGTTCTATCGGGGCTGGCAGGCGGAGCTGCAACGGTTGCCGTTCGAGAAGCTCTCGCGGCCCGGGCAGGTGGATTTCCTGCTGCTCGACAACAAGCTGCGCTACGAGCTGGCGCTGCTCGACCGCGAGCAGAAGCTCGCCGCCGAGATGGCGCCGCTGCTGCCGTTTGCACCGACGTTGTTCGGGTTGGTCGAGGAGCGGCGGACGTTTGTGCGCCCGGCACCGGCCGATGCGGCCAAGCGGATCACCGCGATGACGACGGCGCTCGAGGCGGCACGGGCGTCGATGGCGACGCCGGCCAACCGACCGACCAAGATCGTCGCGCTGCGAGCGGCCGAAGCGGCGGCCGATCTGCGCGGGCAGTTCCAGGGGTGGCTGCGCTTCTATCAGGGCTACGACGCCGAGATGACCTGGTGGGTCGGTGAGCCGGCGAAGCGCTTTGATGCGGCGCTCGAGGCGTGGCGGAAGTACCTGCGGGAACAACTGGTTGGTGCGCGGGATGGGCAGGACGAACCGATCGTCGGCGATCCGATCGGCGCCGAGGGGCTGGCGGTGGATCTGCAAGCGGAGATGATCGCCTACACGCCGGCGGAGCTGATCGCGATCGCGGAGAAGGAATACGCGTACCTCCTGGGCGAGGCGCAGAAGACGGCGCGCAGCATGGGCTTCGGTGACGACTGGAAGAAGGCCGCCGAGAAGACCAAGAATGACTTTGCCCCGGTTGGCATGCAGACGCTCGCGGTGCGCGACATGGCGTTCGAGGCGATCCAGTACGTCGAGAAGAACAACCTCGTGACGGTGCCGCCGCTGGCGAAGGAGATCTGGCGGATGGAGATGATGTCGCCGGCGGCACAGAAGGTCTCGCCCTTCTTCCTCGGCGGCGAGGTGATCCAGGTATCGTCCCCGACCGACGGAATGACCGACGAGGAGAAGTTGATGGTACTGCGCGCCAACAACCTCCATGGCTCCCGCGCGACGGTGCAGCACGAGCTGATTCCCGGTCACCACCTGCAGGGATTCGCGGCAGCGCGGAACGGGACCAGCCGCGGCATCTTCTCGACGCCGTTCTATGTCGAGGGGTGGTCGCTCTGGTGGGAGCTCTTCCTGTGGGATCGTGGCTTCCCGGTGACGCCCGAGAACCGGATGGGGATGCTCTTCTGGCGGATGCACCGTGCCGCGCGGATCATCTTCTCGCTGAAGTTCCACCTGGGCGAGTGGACGCCGCAGCAGTGCATCGACTTCCTGGTCGATGCCGTCGGCCACGAACGCGCCAGCGCGACCGGCGAGGTCCGGCGCTCCTTCAACGGCAGCTACTCGCCGCTCTATCAGGCCGGCTACCTCCTCGGCGGAATGCAGTTGCGCGCCCTGCACGCCGAATTGGTGACCAGCGGCAAGATGACCGACCGGAGCTTCCACGACGCCGTGCTGGCGGCGGGGCCGATGCCGATCGAGATGGTGCGTGCCCAGCTGGAGCCGGAGCGCGCGCTCACCCGCACGTATCGGAGCGCCTGGCGCTTCGGGGAGTGA
- a CDS encoding DUF2157 domain-containing protein, whose translation MATHSAQQRADRIMAFRAELSELEAAGVATLDPMMAAQIRAHHDAVLTRLAAETEVDLSRGEARLSAGMRAASILGAAALSAAWGFFVAATWNDIGRPARLALVTIPPILLTIGTAVAARREKSGYVASIVATVATIAFGVNLAALGVLYDLPDSRNLLLAVGSFAMILAYGYGLVLPLLGGIVGIGGWLWSLAAIPQGLWWDGAYGDFEPLALLGLGAMFLPRLLRRGPPSFTTTWRACGAAAVMVALLALGETHSASLFDGMNKALLEGSYQLLGGASFAVMIWQGLARDRSELVRMGTIGMGMLLFLRSVDWFWDLMPKWLFFLLVGALAFGTLLLLRRLRLAERRLS comes from the coding sequence ATGGCGACGCACAGCGCGCAGCAGCGCGCCGACCGCATCATGGCGTTTCGCGCCGAGCTGTCCGAGCTCGAGGCGGCGGGCGTCGCGACGCTGGATCCGATGATGGCCGCACAGATCCGCGCGCATCACGACGCCGTCCTGACCCGGCTCGCGGCCGAGACGGAGGTCGACCTCTCGCGCGGCGAGGCGCGCCTCTCCGCCGGCATGCGCGCCGCGTCGATTCTCGGCGCCGCGGCACTCTCGGCGGCGTGGGGCTTCTTCGTCGCCGCCACCTGGAACGACATCGGCCGGCCGGCACGGCTGGCGTTGGTCACCATCCCGCCGATTCTCCTCACCATCGGCACCGCCGTGGCGGCGCGCCGTGAGAAGAGCGGCTACGTGGCCTCGATCGTGGCGACGGTCGCGACGATCGCCTTCGGCGTCAACCTCGCGGCACTCGGCGTGCTCTACGATCTGCCGGATTCACGGAATTTGCTGCTGGCGGTGGGCAGCTTCGCGATGATCCTCGCCTACGGCTACGGGCTGGTGCTGCCGTTGCTCGGCGGGATTGTCGGGATCGGCGGCTGGCTCTGGTCGCTGGCGGCGATTCCGCAGGGCCTGTGGTGGGATGGTGCGTATGGCGATTTCGAGCCGCTGGCCTTGCTCGGCCTCGGCGCGATGTTCCTGCCGCGCCTGCTGCGACGCGGTCCGCCCAGCTTCACCACGACATGGCGGGCGTGTGGTGCCGCGGCGGTGATGGTCGCGCTGCTTGCGCTCGGCGAGACCCATAGCGCGTCGCTCTTCGACGGGATGAACAAGGCACTGCTCGAGGGCAGCTACCAACTGCTCGGCGGCGCCAGCTTCGCGGTGATGATCTGGCAGGGACTCGCGCGGGACCGCAGTGAGCTGGTCCGCATGGGGACGATCGGGATGGGGATGCTCCTCTTTCTCCGCTCGGTCGACTGGTTCTGGGACCTCATGCCGAAGTGGCTCTTCTTCCTGTTGGTGGGGGCGTTGGCGTTCGGGACACTGTTGCTGTTGCGGCGGTTGCGCCTCGCGGAACGGAGGCTGTCATGA
- a CDS encoding PAS domain-containing protein — MLLPAVKALAANAVLLLAMVAIYDMVTAKLRPASGLRRDAVLGLLLGGIGIALMLLPYHEAPGIHFDARAVLLGVAGLYAGVVPTVIAMLMTAARRIALGGEGLPMGLASIVTSGAIGIVWHHRRRDQLADLRWPELLALGVAVNVGTLLGTALLPADHRAAARDAMMTPVLLVLPLATMLLGLLMRDRVRRDREFADLAETKTRLALAIAAGRQGTFDLDPATGLAVLSREYVTMLGHDPADFDASAAAWLDRMHPDDRLRIEADFQDVLAGRRLEFQLEFRQRTARGDFIWIHSLGRGIDLGLDGRPRRILGTHTDITERKTAELSARLEMVALDAAADAVVITDRNGVIQWCNPAFLTLSGYTREEALGSSPRVLLRSGAQDPAFYEEMWGTLLRGEVWRGELVNRRKDQSRYVEQQTITPVSDPNGVVTHFIAIKRDVTAQRRFEAQFHQSQKMESVGRLAGSVAHDFNNLLTVINSSIDLAQAALPPDHEARPDLKEAERAGARAVLLTRQLLGFSRQQPAKVARVDLAEVVRGLLPMLERLIGENIEIETRFAENLPPVLIDRGQMEQVVMNLAINGRDAMPDGGTLTIAMANTRLPSEDGGSWVELTVRDTGMGMDAEAQEHLFEPFFTTKEAGKGTGLGLATCLGIITGAGGRITALSTPGRGTSFTIRLPGAGAGDDVAAPLPAAPQPTLPAPLPLDGGSATVQRILVVDDEEPIRRVMRRVLERSGFEVIEAVDGAEALAAIATHRGSLALMITDMMMPGLGGGDLVASLRAGGSTMPVILTSGYSVEFTRERAGVGADVTIVSKPFMIDQLLATVRSVLAATN, encoded by the coding sequence ATGCTCCTGCCCGCCGTCAAGGCCCTCGCGGCCAACGCCGTCCTGCTGCTTGCGATGGTCGCCATTTACGACATGGTCACAGCGAAGCTGCGCCCGGCATCCGGCCTCCGGCGGGACGCGGTGCTCGGGCTCCTGCTTGGGGGCATCGGGATCGCGCTCATGTTGCTCCCATACCACGAGGCCCCCGGCATCCACTTCGACGCCCGTGCCGTCCTGCTCGGCGTCGCCGGATTGTATGCTGGCGTCGTGCCGACGGTGATCGCGATGCTGATGACGGCCGCGCGCAGGATCGCGCTCGGTGGTGAGGGGCTGCCGATGGGGCTGGCGAGCATCGTCACCTCCGGAGCCATCGGGATCGTTTGGCATCACCGCCGTCGCGACCAGCTCGCCGACCTGCGCTGGCCGGAGCTCCTCGCACTCGGGGTGGCGGTGAACGTCGGCACGCTCCTCGGAACGGCCCTGCTTCCAGCCGACCATCGCGCCGCAGCCCGGGACGCCATGATGACCCCGGTGCTGCTGGTCTTGCCGCTGGCCACCATGCTGCTCGGCCTCCTGATGCGCGACCGCGTCCGGCGTGACCGGGAGTTCGCGGACCTTGCGGAGACGAAGACCAGGCTCGCCCTCGCCATCGCGGCCGGTCGCCAGGGGACCTTCGACCTCGATCCAGCCACTGGCCTCGCAGTGCTCAGCCGCGAGTACGTCACCATGCTCGGCCATGATCCCGCCGACTTCGACGCTTCGGCAGCGGCCTGGCTGGATCGGATGCACCCCGACGATCGTTTGCGCATCGAAGCGGACTTTCAGGATGTGCTGGCGGGTCGACGCCTCGAATTCCAGTTGGAGTTCCGCCAGCGTACGGCCCGTGGGGATTTCATCTGGATCCATTCACTCGGACGGGGCATCGATCTCGGGCTCGACGGTCGGCCCCGCCGAATCCTCGGCACCCACACCGATATCACCGAGCGCAAGACTGCGGAACTGTCCGCCCGCCTCGAGATGGTCGCGCTCGATGCGGCCGCCGACGCCGTCGTGATCACCGACCGAAACGGCGTCATCCAGTGGTGCAACCCGGCCTTCCTGACCCTCTCGGGCTACACTCGCGAGGAAGCCCTCGGCAGCAGCCCTCGGGTGCTGCTTCGCTCGGGGGCACAAGATCCGGCGTTCTATGAGGAGATGTGGGGGACGCTGTTGCGTGGCGAGGTGTGGCGCGGCGAACTCGTCAACCGCCGCAAGGACCAGAGCCGCTATGTCGAACAGCAGACGATCACCCCGGTGTCTGACCCGAATGGCGTGGTCACGCACTTCATCGCCATCAAGCGCGATGTCACCGCGCAGCGCCGCTTTGAAGCCCAGTTCCATCAATCACAGAAGATGGAAAGCGTCGGCCGCCTCGCCGGGTCGGTCGCCCACGACTTCAACAATCTGCTCACCGTCATCAATTCGTCGATCGATCTGGCCCAGGCTGCACTGCCACCGGACCATGAGGCCAGGCCCGACCTGAAGGAAGCAGAACGCGCCGGAGCGCGTGCCGTCCTGCTCACGCGGCAGCTGCTCGGATTTTCCCGCCAGCAACCCGCAAAGGTCGCCCGCGTCGACCTGGCAGAGGTGGTTCGTGGCCTGCTGCCGATGCTCGAACGGTTGATCGGGGAGAACATCGAGATCGAAACCCGATTCGCCGAGAACCTCCCGCCGGTGCTGATCGATCGGGGTCAGATGGAACAGGTCGTGATGAACCTGGCCATCAACGGCCGCGACGCCATGCCCGATGGTGGAACACTCACGATCGCCATGGCCAACACTCGCCTCCCGTCGGAAGACGGAGGGAGCTGGGTGGAGCTCACCGTACGCGACACCGGCATGGGGATGGACGCCGAGGCGCAGGAGCATCTCTTTGAACCGTTCTTCACGACCAAGGAGGCCGGCAAGGGCACCGGGCTGGGGCTCGCGACCTGCCTCGGTATCATCACCGGTGCCGGCGGTCGGATCACGGCATTGAGCACACCGGGCCGGGGCACCAGCTTCACCATCCGTCTACCCGGCGCCGGCGCGGGCGACGATGTCGCGGCGCCACTCCCCGCCGCCCCGCAGCCCACGCTGCCCGCACCGCTCCCCCTCGACGGAGGCTCTGCCACGGTGCAGCGCATCCTGGTCGTCGACGATGAGGAGCCGATCCGGCGGGTGATGCGGCGGGTGCTCGAGCGGAGCGGCTTCGAGGTGATCGAGGCGGTGGACGGCGCGGAGGCGCTGGCCGCGATCGCCACCCACCGAGGCTCGCTGGCGCTGATGATCACCGACATGATGATGCCTGGGTTGGGCGGGGGGGATCTCGTTGCCAGCCTTCGCGCCGGGGGATCCACCATGCCGGTGATCCTCACCTCCGGCTATTCGGTCGAATTCACGCGCGAACGGGCTGGAGTCGGTGCGGACGTGACCATTGTGAGCAAGCCCTTCATGATCGACCAGCTGCTGGCCACCGTCCGCAGCGTCCTCGCGGCCACCAACTAG